A region from the Hippopotamus amphibius kiboko isolate mHipAmp2 chromosome 15, mHipAmp2.hap2, whole genome shotgun sequence genome encodes:
- the HOMER3 gene encoding homer protein homolog 3: protein MSTAREQPIFSTRAHVFQIDPATKRNWIPAGKHALTVSYFYDATRNVYRIISLGGAKAIINSTVTPNMTFTKTSQKFGQWADSRANTVYGLGFASEQHLTQFAEKFQEVKEAARLAREKSQDGGELTSPALGLTAHQVPPSPLVSANGPGDEKLFRSQSADAPGPTERERLKKMLSEGSVGEVQWEAEFFALQDSNNKLAGALREANAAAAQWRQQLEAQRAEAERLRQRVAELEAQAATEPPAVSEKEGPGQSLEQLEALVQTKDQEIQTLKSQTAGPREAPDPAEREEMQQKVQELETRNAELEHQLRATERSLEEARVERERARAEVGRAAQLLDVRLFELSELREGLARLAEGAP from the exons ATGTCCACAGCCAG gGAGCAGCCCATCTTCAGCACACGGGCGCATGTGTTCCAGATCGACCCAGCCACCAAGCGGAACTGGATCCCCGCGGGCAAACACGCACTCACTGTCTCCTACTTTTACGATGCCACCCGCAATGTCTACCGAATCATCAGCCTTGGGGGTGCCAAG gcCATCATCAACAGCACTGTCACCCCCAACATGACCTTTACCAAAACCTCCCAGAAGTTCGGGCAGTGGGCAGACAGTCGCGCCAACACTGTCTATGGCCTTGGCTTTGCTTCTGAACAGCATCTGACTCAG TTTGCCGAGAAGTTCCAGGAAGTGAAGGAAGCAGCGAGGCTGGCACGGGAGAAGTCTCAGGATGGGGGAGAGCTCACCAGTCCAGCCCTGGGCCTCACTGCCCATCAG GTGCCCCCGAGCCCCCTCGTCAGCGCCAACGGCCCCGGCGACGAGAAGCTGTTTCGCAGCCAAAGCGCAGACGCTCCCGGCCCCACTGAGCGCGAGCGGCTCAAAAAGATGCTGTCCGAGGG CTCGGTGGGCGAGGTGCAGTGGGAGGCCGAGTTCTTCGCGCTACAGGACAGTAACAACAAGTTGGCGGGCGCCCTGCGGGAGGCCAACGCCGCCGCCGCCCAGTGGAGGCAGCAGCTGGAGGCCCAGCGCGCAGAGGCCGAGAGGCTGCGGCAGCGG GTGGCTGAACTGGAGGCCCAGGCTGCCACCGAGCCACCTGCAGTCAGCGAGAAGGAGGGACCCGGCCAGtccctggagcagctggaggcaCTAGTGCAAACTAAAGACCAG GAGATCCAGACACTGAAGAGCCAGACTGCTGGGCCCCGTGAGGCTCCAGACCCCGCCGAACGTGAGGAGATGCAGCAGAAGGTGCAG GAACTGGAGACCCGAAACGCGGAGCTGGAGCACCAGTTGCGGGCAACGGAGCGCAGCCTGGAGGAGGCACGGGTAGAGCGGGAGCGGGCACGGGCCGAGGTGGGCCGGGCCGCGCAGCTGCTGGACGTCAGGCTGTTTGAGCTGAGCGAGCTGCGGGAGGGCCTGGCCCGCCTGGCCGAGGGCGCACCCTGA
- the DDX49 gene encoding probable ATP-dependent RNA helicase DDX49 yields the protein MAGFAELGLSSWLVEQCRQLGLKQPTPVQLGCIPAILEGRDCLGCAKTGSGKTAAFVLPILQKLSEDPYGIFCLVLTPTRELAYQIAEQFRVLGKPLGLKDCIIVGGMDMVAQALELSRKPHVVIATPGRLADHLRSSNTFSIKKIRFLVMDEADRLLEQGCTDFTVDLEAILAAVPARRQTLLFSATLTDTLRELQGLATNQPFFWEAQAPVRTVEQLDQRYLLVPEKVKDAYLVHLIQNFQDEHEDWSIIIFTNTCKTCQILCMMLRKFNFPTVALHSMMKQKERFAALARFKSSIYRILIATDVASRGLDIPTVQVVINHNTPGLPKIYIHRVGRTARAGRQGQAITLVTQYDIHLVHAIEEQIKKKLEEFSVEEAEVLQILTQVNVVRRECEIKLEAANFDEKKEINKRKQMILEGKDPDLEAKRKAELAKIKQKNRRFKEKVEQTLQRQKASRAGRRGRPPRAQPEACSSPAPAQGPA from the exons ATGGCTGGCTTCGCGGAGCTCGGGCTGTCATCGTGGCTCGTGGAACAATGTCGGCAGCTGGGTTTGAAGCAGCCCACACCCGTGCAGCTTGGCTGCATCCCCGCCATCCTGGAGG GTCGGGACTGCCTGGGTTGTGCCAAAACCGGCAGTGGCAAGACAGCAGCGTTTGTCCTGCCCATCTTGCAGAAGCTGTCTGAGGATCCCTATGGCATCTTCTGCCTCGTCCTGACACCCACCAG GGAGCTGGCCTACCAGATCGCAGAGCAGTTCCGGGTCCTGGGGAAGCCTCTGGGCTTGAAAGACTGCATCATCGTCGGCGGCATGG ACATGGTGGCCCAGGCCCTGGAGCTCTCCCGGAAACCACACGTGGTCATCGCCACACCGGGGCGCCTGGCCGACCACCTCCGCAGCTCCAACACATTCAGCATAAAGAAGATCCGCTTCCTG GTGATGGATGAGGCGGACCGGCTGTTGGAGCAGGGCTGCACTGATTTCACCGTGGACCTGGAGGCCATCCTGGCGGCTGTGCCGGCCCGCAGGCAGACGCTGCTCTTCAGCGCCACGCTGACCGACACGCTGAGGGAGCTGCAAGGCCTAGCTACCAACCAGCCCTTCTTCTGGGAGGCTCAGGCCCC GGTGCGTACAGTAGAACAGCTGGACCAGCGCTACCTGCTAGTGCCTGAGAAGGTCAAGGATGCCTACCTGGTCCACCTGATCCAGAACTTCCAGGACGAGCACGAGGACTGGTCCATCATCATCTTCACCAACACATGCAA GACCTGCCAGATTCTTTGCATGATGCTGCGGAAATTCAACTTCCCCACCGTGGCTCTGCACTCCATGATGAAACAG AAAGAACGCTTTGCTGCCCTGGCCAGGTTCAAGTCCAGCATCTACCGGATCCTGATCGCGACAGATGTGGCCTCCCG GGGCCTGGACATTCCCACCGTACAGGTCGTCATCAACCACAACACCCCCGGGCTCCCGAAGATCTACATCCACCGAGTCGGCAGGACAGCCCGGGCAG GGCGGCAGGGACAGGCCATCACGCTGGTGACACAGTATGACATCCACCTGGTACATGCCATCGAGGAGCAGATCA AGAAGAAGCTGGAGGAGTTCTCGGTGGAGGAAGCCGAGGTGTTACAGATCCTCACACAGGTCAACGTGGTGCGGAGGGAGTGTGAGATC aaACTGGAGGCAGCCAACTTTGATGAAAAGAAGGAGATTAACAAACGGAAGCAGATGATCCTGGAGGGGAAG GACCCCGACCTGGAGGCCAAGCGCAAGGCCGAGCTGGCCAAGATCAAGCAGAAGAACCGGCGCTTCAAGGAGAAAGTGGAGCAGACACTGCAGCGGCAGAAGGCCAGCAGGGCCGGCCGCAGGGGCCGTccacccagggcccagcctgAGGCCTGCTCGTCCCCAGCACCTGCTCAGGGCCCGGCCTGA